Proteins encoded in a region of the Isosphaeraceae bacterium EP7 genome:
- a CDS encoding CusA/CzcA family heavy metal efflux RND transporter — protein MLNALIEGSLRNRFMVLALTALVAAMGVYSALNLPIDAIPDLTNVQVQILTEAAALSPLEVETLISFPVEGAMSGLPDVEQIRSVSKFGISVVTVVFREGTDIYRARQLVGERLSRAAQAIPPGYGTPGLGPISTALGEVYQFQVKGKGVSPMELRTILDWFVSYQLRAVPGVTEINSHGGELKTYRVEVDPDKLNAYRLTMARIVDSLNANNVNVGGGYLVHEGEARYIRGESQAHGIPDIEAIVVDERAGVPVTIKDLANVTIAPMIRAGLATRDGEGEIVVGLVMMLIGQNSRLVVEDVKAELKRINAALPTGVTIEPLYDRSHLIEQTLETVLHNLAEGGILVVAVLLLLLGDLRGGLIVALAIPLSMLFAANVMLATGLSASLMSLGAIDFGLIVDSSVIMVENCVHRLGHEAGTRSKLAIIRDAAVEVRKPTLFGELIIAIVYLPILALQGTEGKLFRPMALTVIFALAGSMVLSLTLMPVLASLALKAVPAAREILVIRILKRLYAPILDAFVHRPVLAALLAVALVASSVPVALNLGAEFMPRLNEGDLLIEAVRIPSAALEGAVPMSTQIETILKTFPEVRTVFCKTGRPEIANDVMGVHQTDVWAMLRPQSEWRQGVTRDELIRKMDEVLSAQVPGVKFGFSQPIEMRVNELVAGVKSDVAALLYGPDLGVLREKATEIERVLSKIEGARDIKVPTSGRLPMLRVTVRRDQLARYGIQAADVLQSISAQGGTTVGMVFEGQARHPIQIRLPLAWRDSPERIGSIRVADPLGRPIPLADLADITMEEGPSEIERENVQRRAVVGVNVRDRDLAGFVAEAQRSIAAKVSLPPGYVLRWGGQFEHLQTATRRLLIVVPVALGLIFLLLYSSFGSMRLALLIYLAVPTAATGGIFALALRDLPFSISAGVGFIALFGVAVLNGLVWVSAVEHLRDAGHPPREAAREASLSRLRPILMTALVAAFGFLPMATSVTPGAEIQRPLATVVIGGLLTSTLLTALVLPAIYPLFAARQPRSVEL, from the coding sequence ATGCTCAACGCACTCATCGAGGGCTCGCTGCGCAACCGGTTCATGGTCCTGGCCCTGACCGCCCTGGTTGCCGCCATGGGCGTCTACTCCGCCCTGAACCTGCCCATCGACGCCATCCCCGACCTGACCAACGTCCAGGTCCAGATCCTCACCGAGGCCGCCGCGCTCTCCCCCCTGGAAGTCGAGACCCTCATCTCGTTCCCCGTCGAGGGGGCCATGAGCGGCCTGCCCGACGTCGAGCAGATCCGCTCCGTCTCCAAATTCGGCATCTCCGTGGTCACCGTCGTCTTCCGCGAGGGGACCGACATCTACCGCGCCCGCCAGCTCGTCGGCGAGCGGCTCTCACGCGCCGCGCAGGCCATTCCCCCCGGCTACGGGACTCCCGGCCTCGGGCCCATCTCCACCGCCCTGGGAGAGGTCTACCAGTTCCAGGTGAAGGGCAAGGGCGTCAGCCCCATGGAGCTGCGCACGATCCTCGACTGGTTCGTCTCCTACCAGCTCCGCGCCGTGCCGGGCGTCACCGAGATCAACAGCCACGGCGGCGAGCTGAAGACGTACCGGGTCGAGGTCGACCCCGACAAGCTCAACGCCTACCGCCTGACCATGGCCCGGATCGTCGACTCGCTGAACGCCAACAACGTCAACGTGGGCGGCGGCTACCTGGTGCACGAGGGCGAGGCCCGCTACATCCGCGGCGAGAGCCAGGCCCACGGCATCCCCGACATCGAGGCCATCGTCGTCGACGAGCGCGCCGGCGTCCCCGTCACCATCAAAGACCTGGCAAACGTCACCATCGCCCCCATGATTCGCGCGGGCCTGGCCACCCGCGATGGCGAGGGCGAGATCGTCGTCGGCCTGGTCATGATGCTCATCGGCCAGAACTCCAGGCTCGTCGTCGAGGACGTCAAGGCGGAGCTGAAACGGATCAACGCCGCCCTCCCCACCGGCGTCACCATCGAGCCCCTTTATGACCGCTCGCACCTGATCGAGCAGACCCTGGAAACCGTCCTCCACAACCTGGCCGAGGGGGGCATCCTCGTCGTCGCCGTGCTGCTCCTGCTGCTGGGCGACCTCCGCGGCGGCCTGATCGTCGCGCTGGCCATCCCGCTGTCGATGCTCTTCGCCGCCAACGTCATGCTCGCCACCGGCCTTTCCGCCAGCCTGATGAGCCTGGGCGCCATCGACTTCGGCCTGATCGTCGACTCCAGCGTCATCATGGTCGAGAACTGTGTCCATCGCCTCGGACACGAGGCAGGCACGCGATCCAAGCTCGCCATCATCCGCGACGCCGCCGTCGAGGTCCGCAAGCCCACCCTCTTCGGCGAGCTGATCATCGCCATCGTCTACCTGCCGATTTTGGCCCTGCAAGGGACCGAGGGGAAGCTCTTCCGGCCGATGGCCCTCACCGTGATTTTCGCCCTGGCCGGCTCAATGGTCCTCTCACTCACATTGATGCCCGTCCTCGCGTCATTGGCCCTGAAGGCCGTCCCCGCCGCCCGCGAAATTCTCGTCATACGCATCCTCAAGCGCCTTTATGCCCCGATCCTCGACGCCTTCGTCCATCGCCCGGTCCTCGCGGCCTTGCTGGCCGTCGCTCTCGTCGCTTCCAGCGTGCCGGTGGCCCTGAACCTTGGCGCCGAGTTCATGCCCAGGCTCAACGAGGGCGACCTCCTCATCGAGGCCGTGCGCATCCCGTCGGCCGCGCTCGAGGGGGCCGTCCCCATGTCGACCCAGATCGAGACGATCCTGAAGACCTTCCCCGAGGTCCGCACCGTCTTCTGCAAGACGGGCCGGCCCGAGATCGCCAATGATGTGATGGGTGTGCATCAGACCGATGTTTGGGCCATGCTCAGGCCCCAGTCCGAGTGGCGCCAGGGGGTCACCCGCGACGAGCTCATCCGCAAGATGGACGAGGTCCTCTCCGCCCAGGTGCCCGGCGTCAAGTTCGGCTTCAGCCAGCCAATCGAGATGCGCGTCAATGAGCTTGTCGCCGGCGTCAAGAGCGACGTCGCCGCCCTGCTGTACGGCCCCGACCTCGGCGTGCTCCGCGAGAAAGCGACCGAGATCGAGCGCGTGCTCTCCAAGATCGAGGGGGCCCGCGACATCAAGGTCCCCACCTCGGGCCGGCTCCCGATGCTCAGGGTCACGGTGCGCCGCGACCAGCTCGCCCGCTACGGGATCCAGGCCGCCGACGTCCTCCAATCCATCTCCGCGCAGGGGGGGACCACCGTCGGCATGGTCTTCGAAGGCCAGGCCCGCCACCCCATCCAGATCCGGCTCCCGCTCGCCTGGCGCGACAGCCCCGAGCGCATCGGCTCGATCCGCGTCGCCGACCCCCTCGGCCGGCCCATCCCGCTGGCCGACCTCGCCGACATCACGATGGAGGAAGGCCCCAGCGAGATCGAGCGCGAGAACGTCCAGCGCAGGGCCGTCGTCGGCGTCAACGTCCGCGACCGCGACCTCGCCGGCTTCGTCGCCGAGGCCCAGCGCTCCATCGCCGCCAAGGTCAGCCTCCCCCCCGGCTACGTCCTCCGCTGGGGCGGCCAGTTCGAGCACTTGCAGACCGCCACTCGCCGCCTGCTCATCGTGGTGCCGGTGGCGCTCGGCCTGATCTTCCTGCTGCTCTACAGCTCGTTCGGATCGATGCGCCTGGCATTGCTGATTTACCTGGCCGTCCCCACCGCGGCCACCGGAGGCATCTTCGCCCTGGCCCTGCGAGACCTGCCCTTCTCGATCTCGGCGGGCGTCGGCTTCATCGCACTCTTCGGGGTCGCCGTCCTCAACGGCCTCGTCTGGGTCAGCGCCGTGGAACATCTGCGCGACGCCGGCCACCCGCCCCGGGAGGCCGCCCGCGAGGCCTCGCTCTCCCGCCTCCGGCCGATCCTGATGACCGCCCTGGTCGCCGCCTTCGGCTTCTTGCCCATGGCCACCTCCGTCACCCCTGGCGCCGAGATCCAGCGCCCCCTGGCCACCGTCGTCATCGGCGGCCTTCTCACCTCAACCCTCCTGACCGCCCTGGTCCTCCCCGCCATCTATCCCCTCTTCGCCGCCCGTCAACCCCGGAGTGTGGAACTCTGA
- a CDS encoding efflux RND transporter periplasmic adaptor subunit, with translation MKLGLAAAHRLASWFKLGLPLIGLGLAFFFGLSAHDRVFHGVWGEPFSTHNDTVARPSPASPPVASPAEREPVELVTLSPEKARAGGLRIEPARMLAMPDELGVAGQVEADADHLIDIRSQVPGIVRTVHVTLGQVVKAGDPLVTLDNAEVGLARLNLRARLRELETARTEADWRNQTADNIQTLIPLLRKNVPAVELEKTFADRPLGTNRAELLTAYANLEMATHEEQKQAELFKKNIVGEHPAFLAKHAREGTQAKFEASLEQIKFDAAQQKRLAEQHLRLAEAAVLDARQRLKIYGVPPEDDARAESAPAPEGSAAEPDLTSYTIKAPFGGKILTRTAVPSMLAEPASVLFRLADVTRVRVRADVPEGSLRRLPELKDAQVLLTAAAYPDQSFRARILDVGAQVDVATRTVPLVAEVDNASGLLKIGQFVRVHLTGSDASEALTVPDASVVEIDGKSGVFVPAGAPNCFRFRVVDAGRTAEGRRVVRAGLADGQEVVAAGAFLLKSELILGSETED, from the coding sequence ATGAAGCTCGGACTCGCCGCGGCGCACCGTCTTGCGTCCTGGTTCAAGCTCGGCCTGCCCTTAATCGGGCTCGGGCTCGCCTTCTTCTTCGGGCTCTCGGCCCACGACCGCGTCTTCCACGGGGTCTGGGGCGAGCCCTTCTCGACACATAATGACACCGTCGCCCGCCCGTCGCCGGCCTCTCCCCCGGTGGCATCGCCCGCGGAACGCGAGCCGGTGGAACTTGTCACCCTCTCGCCGGAGAAGGCCCGCGCCGGCGGCCTCCGCATCGAGCCCGCCCGGATGCTGGCCATGCCCGACGAGCTGGGCGTGGCCGGGCAGGTCGAGGCCGACGCCGACCACCTCATCGACATCCGCTCGCAGGTTCCCGGCATCGTCCGCACCGTCCATGTTACGCTCGGCCAGGTCGTCAAGGCGGGCGACCCGCTCGTCACCCTGGACAACGCCGAGGTCGGCCTGGCCCGGCTCAATTTGCGGGCCCGCCTGCGCGAGCTTGAGACCGCCAGGACCGAGGCCGACTGGCGCAACCAGACCGCCGACAACATCCAGACGCTCATCCCCTTGCTCCGCAAGAACGTCCCCGCCGTGGAACTGGAGAAGACCTTCGCCGATCGCCCCCTGGGCACCAATCGGGCCGAGCTGCTGACCGCCTACGCCAACCTGGAGATGGCCACCCACGAGGAGCAGAAGCAGGCCGAGTTGTTCAAGAAGAACATCGTCGGCGAGCACCCCGCCTTCCTCGCCAAGCACGCCCGCGAGGGGACCCAGGCCAAGTTCGAGGCCTCCCTGGAGCAGATCAAGTTCGACGCCGCCCAGCAGAAACGGCTCGCCGAGCAGCACCTCAGGCTGGCCGAGGCCGCCGTGCTCGACGCCCGCCAGCGGCTGAAGATCTACGGTGTCCCGCCCGAGGACGACGCGCGGGCCGAGTCCGCGCCCGCCCCCGAAGGCTCGGCCGCCGAGCCCGACCTGACCTCGTACACGATCAAGGCCCCCTTCGGCGGCAAGATCCTCACCCGCACGGCCGTCCCCTCGATGCTCGCCGAGCCCGCCTCGGTCCTCTTCCGCCTGGCCGACGTCACCCGCGTCCGCGTCCGCGCCGACGTCCCCGAGGGGAGCCTGCGGCGCCTGCCCGAGCTGAAGGACGCGCAGGTCCTGCTCACGGCCGCCGCCTACCCCGACCAGTCCTTCCGCGCCAGGATTCTCGACGTCGGCGCCCAGGTCGACGTGGCCACCCGCACCGTGCCGCTGGTGGCCGAGGTCGACAACGCCTCGGGCCTGCTGAAGATCGGCCAGTTCGTCCGGGTCCACCTCACCGGCTCCGACGCCTCGGAGGCCCTGACCGTACCCGACGCGTCGGTCGTCGAGATCGACGGCAAGTCGGGCGTCTTCGTCCCCGCCGGCGCGCCCAACTGCTTCCGGTTCCGCGTGGTCGACGCCGGCCGCACCGCCGAGGGCAGGCGCGTCGTGCGGGCCGGCCTGGCGGATGGCCAGGAGGTCGTCGCCGCAGGCGCCTTCCTGCTCAAGAGCGAGCTGATCCTGGGCAGCGAGACGGAGGACTGA
- a CDS encoding PEP-CTERM sorting domain-containing protein (PEP-CTERM proteins occur, often in large numbers, in the proteomes of bacteria that also encode an exosortase, a predicted intramembrane cysteine proteinase. The presence of a PEP-CTERM domain at a protein's C-terminus predicts cleavage within the sorting domain, followed by covalent anchoring to some some component of the (usually Gram-negative) cell surface. Many PEP-CTERM proteins exhibit an unusual sequence composition that includes large numbers of potential glycosylation sites. Expression of one such protein has been shown restore the ability of a bacterium to form floc, a type of biofilm.) translates to MSMSRKWVGLRIALAALATIAVTAGSSRADSLKSYMNYNTSGTIDSAGVTGTPVISFNSVAAGSFTAPSSFSLGEFLVSGALPDDQVTTYTNTKFSITLGISKVNGSVPLPNETPFTLTGVLNGSITGTSQSDVVATFDPVPVGTFRTGDFLNTLKVLDSNISLVPSTTNGGRTTAQAQITTTAAVPEPTSVAIFLSALAGFGMLRRSRAGR, encoded by the coding sequence ATGAGCATGTCACGAAAGTGGGTCGGGCTACGGATCGCCCTCGCCGCTTTGGCTACGATCGCCGTAACGGCGGGCAGCTCGCGGGCGGATTCGCTCAAGAGCTACATGAATTACAACACCTCCGGCACGATCGACTCGGCCGGCGTCACGGGCACCCCGGTCATCAGCTTCAACAGCGTGGCCGCCGGCTCGTTCACCGCCCCCTCGTCGTTCAGCCTGGGCGAGTTCCTCGTCTCCGGCGCCCTGCCCGACGACCAGGTGACGACCTACACCAACACCAAGTTCTCGATCACGCTGGGCATCAGCAAGGTCAACGGCTCGGTGCCGCTGCCCAACGAGACGCCCTTCACCCTGACCGGCGTGCTCAACGGCTCGATCACCGGCACGTCCCAGTCGGACGTGGTGGCGACCTTCGACCCGGTCCCCGTCGGCACCTTCCGCACGGGCGACTTCCTCAACACCCTGAAGGTCCTGGACTCGAACATCTCGCTGGTCCCCTCCACGACCAACGGTGGACGTACGACCGCCCAGGCCCAGATCACCACCACCGCGGCGGTGCCCGAGCCCACCTCGGTGGCGATCTTCCTGTCGGCCCTTGCCGGCTTCGGAATGCTCCGCCGCTCGCGGGCCGGCCGCTAA
- a CDS encoding redoxin domain-containing protein, whose translation MAVRDRISWLLIVAAVAAIAYAALKPPAAVHPVTPPMLAAAGAMSGTRVTAHSAMGSDGRDHSPASEAANRPLVLVFIKDGCPCSEAAEPYFRRIHAAYGANASILGVIDGDLATARDWARRHGTPYPVLADPDRTIIEACKADRSAYAMLAAPGGQVEAMWPGYSSTMLAEVGAGLARLAGVAEINLDTAGAPDEMASGCSF comes from the coding sequence ATGGCAGTCCGCGACCGGATTTCGTGGCTCCTGATCGTCGCGGCCGTCGCCGCGATCGCCTACGCCGCCCTGAAGCCGCCGGCGGCCGTCCACCCGGTCACACCGCCCATGCTCGCCGCAGCCGGCGCGATGTCCGGCACGCGAGTGACGGCGCACTCGGCGATGGGTTCGGACGGGCGTGACCATTCGCCGGCCAGCGAGGCGGCCAATCGTCCGCTCGTCCTCGTCTTCATCAAGGACGGCTGCCCGTGCAGCGAGGCGGCCGAGCCCTATTTTCGGCGAATCCACGCCGCCTATGGCGCGAACGCCTCGATCCTCGGCGTGATCGACGGCGACCTGGCCACCGCCCGCGACTGGGCCCGCCGCCACGGCACCCCCTACCCGGTCCTCGCCGACCCCGATCGGACGATCATCGAAGCCTGCAAGGCCGATCGATCGGCCTACGCGATGCTCGCGGCCCCGGGCGGGCAGGTCGAGGCGATGTGGCCCGGCTACTCGTCGACGATGCTGGCCGAGGTCGGCGCCGGCCTGGCCCGGCTCGCCGGAGTGGCCGAGATCAATCTCGACACGGCCGGGGCACCCGACGAGATGGCCTCGGGCTGCTCGTTCTGA
- a CDS encoding MFS transporter has product MTTLRPAARGSLHYAWAVAGVTFFILLATAGVRSAPSILIVPLEREFGWSRSTISLAISVNLILYGLIGPFAAALMGRLGLRRTVMLSLAIVSAGVALTTQMTASWQLVLLWGVVVGGGTGMTALVLGATVVNRWFARRRGLVLGLLTASSATGQLIFLPLMASMVQHLGWRPAAMLIAGATAAVIPLVALLMRDRPADLGLRPYGELAGEEEPETVVENPVREAMQALFDGLRSRDFRLLAGSFFVCGASTNGLIGTHLIPACLDNGIPEVRAAGLLAAMGLFDLVGTTASGWLSDRWDNRLLLSWYYGLRGLALIALPMVLGPASWGLPIFAVVYGLDWIATVPPTARLTADAFGKARAGVMFGWIVAAHQLGAAAAAYGAGATRSWMGDYQRAFLTSGALCLVTAAFVLQIGRGPERPAETDADTPGTALEPAIG; this is encoded by the coding sequence ATGACGACGCTCAGGCCGGCCGCACGTGGTTCGCTGCACTACGCCTGGGCGGTCGCCGGGGTGACCTTCTTCATCCTGCTGGCCACGGCCGGCGTCCGGTCTGCCCCCTCGATCCTGATCGTCCCGCTCGAGCGAGAATTCGGCTGGAGCCGGTCGACGATCTCGCTGGCCATCTCGGTGAACCTGATCCTCTACGGCCTCATCGGCCCGTTCGCGGCGGCGCTCATGGGCCGGCTGGGGCTGCGACGCACGGTGATGCTCTCGCTTGCGATCGTGTCGGCCGGGGTCGCCCTGACGACGCAGATGACGGCCTCCTGGCAGCTAGTCCTGCTCTGGGGCGTGGTCGTCGGCGGCGGCACGGGCATGACGGCGCTCGTCCTGGGCGCCACGGTCGTCAATCGCTGGTTCGCCCGCCGCCGAGGCCTGGTGCTCGGCCTGCTCACGGCCAGCTCGGCCACCGGCCAGCTCATCTTTCTGCCATTGATGGCGTCGATGGTCCAGCACCTGGGTTGGCGGCCCGCCGCGATGCTCATCGCCGGCGCGACCGCCGCGGTGATCCCCCTCGTGGCTCTGCTCATGCGTGATCGGCCCGCCGATCTCGGCCTGCGTCCTTATGGAGAGCTTGCCGGCGAGGAAGAGCCGGAGACGGTCGTCGAGAACCCGGTGCGGGAGGCCATGCAGGCCCTCTTCGACGGGCTCCGATCCAGGGATTTCCGCCTCCTGGCCGGCAGTTTCTTCGTCTGCGGGGCCAGCACCAACGGCCTGATCGGCACCCACCTGATTCCGGCCTGCCTGGACAACGGGATCCCCGAAGTGCGTGCGGCGGGCCTGCTGGCGGCGATGGGCCTGTTCGACCTGGTGGGCACGACCGCCTCGGGCTGGCTCTCCGACCGCTGGGATAATCGCCTCCTGCTGTCGTGGTACTACGGCCTGCGCGGGCTGGCGCTCATCGCCCTGCCGATGGTCCTGGGGCCGGCCTCCTGGGGCCTGCCGATCTTCGCCGTCGTCTACGGCCTCGACTGGATCGCGACGGTCCCCCCCACGGCGAGGCTGACCGCCGACGCCTTCGGCAAGGCCCGCGCCGGGGTCATGTTCGGCTGGATCGTGGCGGCCCATCAACTGGGCGCCGCCGCGGCCGCGTACGGGGCCGGCGCCACCCGTTCCTGGATGGGCGACTACCAGCGGGCCTTCCTCACGTCGGGAGCCCTCTGCCTGGTGACCGCCGCCTTCGTCCTGCAAATCGGCCGGGGGCCGGAGCGGCCCGCTGAAACCGATGCCGACACCCCGGGCACCGCGCTGGAACCGGCGATTGGCTGA
- a CDS encoding TetR/AcrR family transcriptional regulator: MEPEKTARDRVMEATLDLFGREGIRAVGIDTIIARSGVAKMSLYRSFRSKDHLVVAYLEERNRRFFDWWERSIGDESDEPAARLRGLVAATVEKVRGPGYRGCPFLNTSAEFPDAAHPARAVIAAHKREVRSRLDDLCRRVGGPGAEALAVQLIVLMDGIYGYPGSVAAPEDAAAVNEAAAALIGRVATC; the protein is encoded by the coding sequence GTGGAGCCCGAGAAGACGGCACGCGACCGGGTGATGGAGGCGACGCTGGACCTGTTCGGCCGCGAGGGCATCCGCGCCGTCGGAATTGACACGATCATCGCCCGCTCGGGCGTGGCGAAGATGAGCCTGTACCGCAGCTTCCGGTCGAAGGACCACCTGGTCGTCGCCTACCTGGAGGAGCGGAACCGTAGGTTCTTCGACTGGTGGGAACGGTCGATCGGCGACGAGTCCGATGAGCCGGCCGCGCGGCTGCGGGGCCTGGTCGCGGCCACGGTCGAGAAGGTCCGCGGCCCGGGGTATCGCGGCTGCCCGTTCCTGAACACGTCGGCGGAGTTCCCCGACGCGGCACACCCGGCGCGGGCGGTCATCGCGGCCCACAAGCGTGAGGTGAGGTCGCGACTGGACGACCTCTGCCGCCGAGTGGGAGGCCCCGGGGCGGAGGCCTTGGCCGTCCAGCTCATCGTCCTGATGGACGGCATTTATGGCTATCCGGGGTCGGTCGCCGCGCCCGAGGACGCGGCGGCCGTCAACGAGGCCGCCGCCGCCCTGATTGGCCGCGTGGCGACGTGTTGA
- a CDS encoding sigma-70 family RNA polymerase sigma factor, which translates to MGGGPMDLIARARGGEAEALGDLCALYRNYMRMVVRTGLGPRLRERVELSDVVQEALVEVVRQFPQFTGQNEAALVGWLRRLVGQKLADLGRYHSRAKRGSGDAALPLDAHWGDGGGGESNASGGGKLLDMLSLDQTSPSEAASRRELTVLLADALASLAETEAMVLWLYHAEGLSFEAIGDRLGVSRKSVRGIWGRGLKDLKRNLDGPPGGSLKYPTPGP; encoded by the coding sequence ATGGGCGGCGGACCGATGGACCTGATCGCGCGAGCCAGGGGCGGCGAGGCCGAAGCTCTGGGGGATCTCTGTGCGCTCTATCGAAATTATATGCGCATGGTGGTCCGGACCGGGCTGGGCCCGAGGCTCCGCGAGCGCGTCGAGCTCTCCGACGTGGTGCAGGAGGCCCTGGTCGAGGTGGTCCGGCAGTTCCCGCAGTTCACCGGCCAGAATGAGGCGGCGCTGGTCGGCTGGCTGCGACGGCTGGTCGGGCAGAAGCTGGCGGACCTGGGGAGATATCACAGCCGGGCGAAGCGAGGGTCGGGCGACGCGGCGCTGCCGCTGGACGCGCACTGGGGGGACGGCGGCGGGGGCGAGTCGAACGCGAGCGGAGGCGGCAAGCTGCTGGACATGCTGTCGCTGGACCAGACCAGCCCGAGCGAGGCCGCCAGCCGCCGCGAGCTGACCGTGCTGCTGGCCGATGCCCTGGCGAGCCTGGCCGAGACGGAGGCGATGGTGCTCTGGCTGTACCACGCCGAGGGGCTTTCTTTCGAGGCGATCGGCGACCGACTGGGGGTCAGCCGCAAGTCGGTCCGGGGGATCTGGGGACGCGGCCTGAAGGATCTGAAACGGAACCTGGACGGCCCCCCGGGCGGGAGCCTGAAGTATCCGACGCCCGGACCCTGA